In Paludibaculum fermentans, the genomic stretch GAGGAACCGGTCCGGCGAGGCCCTTGCCGGCAGCCGGCACTGTGAAGTCAGGATTTACAAATGAGTGTCCACCCCATGAGAATCCTTGCGGTATCAGGCAGCCTCCGCGCCAACTCCTCGAACAAGGAGTTGCTCCGGGCGGCGGTCACGCTGTGTCCCACCGGGATCGACATGCTCGTCTACGAGGGGCTCGGCGCCTTGCCCCACTTCAATCCTGATCACGACGGCGAGAATGTGGAGCCGGCCGTCACCGCTTGGCGGTCCAGTCTGAGGAATTGCGATGGCGTTGTGTTCTCCGTGCCCGAATACGCCCACGGAGTGCCCGGTTCCCTGAAGAACGCACTGGATTGGGTAGTGGGCGGCACCGAGTTTGTGGGCAAGCCGGTTACCCTCTTCAATGCTTCACCCCGCGGGACCTATGCCCAGGCTTCGCTGCTGGAAACGCTCACGGTCATGTCCGCGAAGGTGGTGCCGGAAGCCTCCATCACCTTGAACCCTTCCAGCAAGCCGTTCTCTGCGGACGAGATCGTGGCGAATCCCGGGCTGTCCGCCCAGTTGCGCTCGGCCCTCGAGTCCTTCGCGGCGGCCATCCGGGCGTCGAAGGACGCACGGTAACAGGAAACAGCGGCCGGAACCCGCCACGGCATCTCATTCTCATCCTGTTCTCCTGGTCTTTTCTGGCTTCCACCCGATGGGACACTGGACGGTATGACTACGAGAAGCGGGCCCCGCCCCAAGGCTGGATTCCTCAAACAACACGGACTCAGCCTCACCGCGATCGCGATTCTCCTTCTGTGGTTCGTCCTGTATCTCATCAACGACCCCAAGACACATCGCGGTTCGTACTTCGGGAACGCCATAGCCGACTGGACCGGTGTGGTAGTGACCGTAATTGCGACGAAGTACTTCTACGAGGTCGGGTCCGCCGAGAGCAAACAGCCGGACCGCCGCTTCCGCGGCCGTGTCCTCGAGACGCTTCGGGATCATTCGCTGTCCATCTTTCTCGGGCTCACCGGCGTGGGCTGGACCGCCCTCTACCTGAAGATGGATTCCGAAGGGAAGTGGGGCCAGGTAGTCGGCAACATCGTGTCGGAGTGGACCCAACTCCTGGGGCTGGTTCTCCTCACGAAACGCTTGATCGAAGCGAAATCAAAGGAGAGCAAAGCGAGCAGCGAGAACAACGAGTAGGAGCCGCCTCGGCGAGACTCGGCGCCGCCCGCTCGGATGAGTTTACAGCGCCGCGAGACGCTGCCCCGCATCAGAGTAAAAGGGCTTCCATCTCCTTGTGCGCGTTGAGCCTCCAGGAAACGGCCAAATCCTCACGACTGCAAAATGAGCCCCG encodes the following:
- a CDS encoding NADPH-dependent FMN reductase; translated protein: MRILAVSGSLRANSSNKELLRAAVTLCPTGIDMLVYEGLGALPHFNPDHDGENVEPAVTAWRSSLRNCDGVVFSVPEYAHGVPGSLKNALDWVVGGTEFVGKPVTLFNASPRGTYAQASLLETLTVMSAKVVPEASITLNPSSKPFSADEIVANPGLSAQLRSALESFAAAIRASKDAR